The Candidatus Oleimmundimicrobium sp. genome has a window encoding:
- a CDS encoding SufD family Fe-S cluster assembly protein — translation MQEKTLPYEILESAKKVGFDVDSMMSPSTPKLFLNFNKVAALKDVPGLILKSKELDNGIVADIIVTKGAKIKQPLHLCFGMVSQSGVQEVISRFIIEDGAEILILAHCSFPNARNLVHKMEAEIAIGKGAKFFYEERHYHGENSGASVYPAFEAEVGEGSYFKTIFSLVKGTAGKVNINANIYAQRDAKVEMITKAYGKSNRDKVMIRDALFLEGRNSRGTIRMRAAARGGGEVFMEGITEGNAPGATGHVDCKEIIQGFGSTARATPLVRVTDEMARITHEASVGRVNQKELDTLMARGLNEEEAVDMIVKGML, via the coding sequence ATGCAAGAGAAAACCCTGCCTTATGAAATTTTAGAAAGTGCCAAGAAAGTTGGCTTTGATGTCGACTCTATGATGTCGCCAAGCACGCCAAAGTTGTTTTTAAATTTCAATAAAGTTGCAGCTCTTAAAGATGTTCCCGGATTAATCTTAAAAAGCAAAGAGCTCGATAATGGCATAGTTGCCGATATAATTGTGACCAAGGGAGCTAAAATTAAACAGCCTTTACATCTTTGTTTTGGGATGGTTTCCCAAAGCGGGGTTCAAGAGGTAATCTCCCGATTCATTATCGAAGACGGTGCTGAAATTTTGATACTTGCTCACTGTAGTTTCCCGAATGCTCGTAACCTTGTTCATAAAATGGAGGCAGAGATTGCTATTGGCAAGGGAGCGAAGTTTTTTTATGAGGAGCGTCATTATCATGGGGAGAATAGTGGGGCATCCGTCTATCCTGCTTTTGAGGCGGAGGTTGGAGAAGGCAGTTACTTTAAGACGATTTTTTCATTGGTTAAAGGAACGGCTGGTAAAGTTAACATAAATGCGAATATTTACGCGCAACGAGACGCTAAAGTTGAGATGATTACAAAAGCTTACGGGAAAAGCAACAGAGATAAGGTTATGATCCGGGATGCTCTTTTTTTGGAAGGCAGAAATTCCAGAGGGACAATTCGTATGCGTGCTGCGGCAAGAGGAGGCGGCGAGGTTTTTATGGAGGGCATTACCGAAGGCAATGCTCCCGGAGCAACAGGTCACGTAGATTGCAAGGAAATAATTCAAGGTTTTGGTTCAACAGCCAGAGCTACTCCATTGGTTCGTGTAACTGACGAAATGGCAAGAATAACTCATGAGGCCTCAGTTGGCAGGGTCAATCAAAAGGAACTTGATACGCTTATGGCGCGCGGTTTGAACGAGGAAGAGGCCGTTGACATGATAGTTAAAGGGATGTTGTAA
- a CDS encoding ATP-binding cassette domain-containing protein yields the protein MLKVKDLVIEPRGLKKAVVCGASFEVREKEIHAILGPNGSGKSTLAYSIMGLEGYKPVSGSITFMGKDITNLSVTERAKLGITLAWQEPVRFEGITVEDYIKAGMSNRSESAVDRALSLVELDSKKFKKRFVDNSLSGGERKRVELAAVVAMEPKLMILDEPDSGLDIIVYDELYQLFDNIRNETNSSILIITHREESGEVADSATLIWEGKTILSGRFPIVMHKYCTMARREEKCKRKPCLMKF from the coding sequence ATGCTTAAGGTCAAGGATTTAGTAATAGAGCCCCGAGGTTTAAAAAAAGCGGTTGTGTGCGGGGCGAGTTTTGAGGTTCGTGAGAAGGAAATTCATGCAATACTTGGACCTAACGGTTCTGGAAAATCCACCCTCGCATATTCAATTATGGGCCTAGAGGGTTACAAACCTGTTTCTGGCAGCATAACCTTTATGGGCAAGGACATAACCAATCTTTCAGTAACCGAGAGAGCTAAGTTAGGGATTACTTTGGCTTGGCAAGAACCAGTGAGATTTGAAGGAATAACAGTGGAAGACTATATAAAAGCAGGAATGTCTAATCGAAGCGAGAGTGCTGTTGACCGTGCATTATCTCTAGTTGAGCTGGATAGCAAGAAATTCAAGAAGAGGTTTGTGGATAATTCCTTAAGTGGTGGAGAAAGAAAGCGTGTAGAGCTGGCAGCTGTGGTAGCCATGGAACCTAAGCTCATGATACTGGACGAACCGGACTCAGGATTAGATATTATTGTTTATGATGAGCTCTACCAGCTTTTTGATAATATAAGAAATGAAACAAACTCATCTATTTTAATTATTACTCATCGGGAGGAAAGCGGTGAAGTTGCCGATTCAGCTACATTGATCTGGGAAGGCAAAACAATTTTAAGCGGAAGGTTCCCGATAGTTATGCATAAATATTGCACAATGGCGAGGAGAGAAGAGAAATGCAAGAGAAAACCCTGCCTTATGAAATTTTAG
- a CDS encoding 5-formyltetrahydrofolate cyclo-ligase, with protein sequence MKRKKLLRQKVLTKRDRLLPEEKREKSRAIKINLFNMREFKQAKTIAFYVSFRSEVETECIIRESLKLGKKVVLPVSRAKDRELQMVYIDSFDDDLDVGLYGILEPKNIKLKLERLDDLDAIILPGSVFDMSGHRLGYGGGYYDRFLQALTSRTAIIGLAYELQVVDEVPNESHDVPVNWLVTEKRVIRCR encoded by the coding sequence ATGAAAAGAAAAAAGTTGTTGAGGCAAAAAGTTTTAACAAAAAGAGATAGGTTGTTACCAGAAGAAAAAAGAGAAAAAAGCCGCGCGATAAAGATAAACCTTTTTAACATGCGAGAATTTAAGCAAGCTAAGACCATTGCCTTTTATGTGTCATTCAGAAGCGAGGTAGAAACAGAGTGCATAATAAGGGAATCTTTGAAATTGGGCAAGAAGGTTGTTCTCCCGGTTTCCCGAGCAAAAGATAGAGAACTTCAGATGGTTTACATTGATAGCTTTGATGATGATCTCGATGTAGGCCTTTACGGAATACTGGAGCCAAAAAATATTAAACTAAAGTTAGAAAGATTGGATGATTTAGATGCTATTATTTTGCCGGGCAGCGTTTTTGATATGTCGGGGCACAGGTTAGGTTATGGCGGGGGATACTACGATAGATTTCTTCAGGCACTTACTTCGCGGACAGCGATAATTGGGTTAGCTTATGAGCTTCAGGTGGTGGATGAAGTGCCAAATGAGTCTCACGATGTCCCCGTTAATTGGCTTGTGACCGAAAAGAGGGTTATTCGTTGTCGGTAG
- a CDS encoding NAD-binding protein — MYIIVVGCGRVGSHLAQCLSTEGHNVVVIDKNPSSFRRLGSTFNGLTIEGVGFDEDVLKQAEIEKADALAAVTDLDNTNMMIVEMATKLFDVPRAIARLYNPERERTYQQLGLSYVCGTILTAEKILDKIIEGYVRHVSVGEDAEIIEFEAGKFLNNKKVEEIDILDELKISTIVRRGESIIPLSSFTVKENDHIFCTIKRYALPKIEKFIKD, encoded by the coding sequence TTGTACATAATAGTGGTGGGTTGTGGACGTGTAGGCTCTCATTTAGCTCAATGTCTATCAACTGAAGGACACAATGTTGTGGTGATTGATAAAAATCCGTCCTCTTTTCGCCGGCTCGGCTCAACTTTTAATGGATTAACAATCGAAGGGGTGGGTTTTGACGAAGATGTCCTTAAACAAGCAGAAATTGAAAAAGCAGACGCCCTGGCTGCCGTAACCGACCTCGACAACACCAATATGATGATAGTTGAAATGGCCACCAAACTTTTCGATGTTCCCCGAGCAATAGCCAGACTTTACAATCCCGAAAGAGAAAGAACTTATCAGCAACTGGGCCTTTCGTATGTTTGCGGAACAATTCTTACAGCCGAAAAAATACTGGACAAAATCATTGAGGGCTATGTTCGACATGTGTCGGTTGGCGAAGATGCAGAAATAATTGAGTTTGAAGCTGGAAAGTTTCTCAACAACAAGAAAGTTGAAGAGATTGACATCCTCGATGAATTAAAAATCTCAACCATAGTGCGAAGAGGAGAAAGCATAATTCCCTTGAGCAGTTTCACGGTAAAAGAAAATGACCATATTTTCTGCACAATAAAACGATATGCTTTGCCAAAGATTGAGAAATTTATTAAAGATTAG
- a CDS encoding NAD-binding protein, with the protein MFIVINGGGKVGSALAQKLKKKKHKVVIIERDKKVCTQLATDFPDVMIIHGDGCDVSSQEDAGTSHANVFASVTGDDDDNLVACELAKAAFNVPRMVARVNSPKNERIFHKMGIEAISSTTIISRLIEEEATIGDLITLYTLKKGQIALVEVELPAEKCKVCHKKIAEIKLPENCVIATIVRGNKAIIPHGNTVLRAGDSIIALTSIEKEKELKEVLTS; encoded by the coding sequence ATGTTTATTGTTATCAATGGCGGGGGCAAAGTCGGTTCTGCCTTAGCGCAAAAACTCAAAAAAAAGAAACACAAAGTTGTAATAATTGAACGGGATAAAAAGGTATGCACGCAACTGGCAACCGATTTTCCCGATGTGATGATCATTCATGGTGATGGTTGCGATGTCTCCTCTCAAGAGGATGCCGGAACATCCCATGCCAACGTCTTCGCTTCAGTAACTGGCGATGACGATGATAATCTTGTTGCCTGCGAATTAGCAAAAGCCGCTTTTAATGTCCCAAGAATGGTCGCAAGAGTAAATAGTCCTAAAAACGAACGCATCTTTCATAAAATGGGAATCGAGGCCATAAGCAGCACTACCATCATCTCCAGACTTATAGAAGAAGAGGCAACCATTGGAGATTTAATAACGCTCTATACTTTAAAGAAGGGTCAAATTGCGTTGGTGGAGGTCGAACTCCCTGCCGAAAAATGCAAGGTCTGCCACAAGAAAATTGCTGAGATAAAACTCCCGGAGAATTGTGTTATTGCAACTATCGTCAGAGGGAATAAGGCCATTATCCCTCACGGGAATACGGTGCTTAGGGCTGGTGATTCAATTATCGCCTTAACCAGCATCGAAAAAGAAAAGGAATTAAAAGAGGTCCTTACCAGTTAA
- a CDS encoding potassium transporter TrkG, producing the protein MIPRPRSSDFKNIAHYTGKVVFGIGLLMIIPLGIALIFQEWNPALDFLIGMFSCFAAGLFLQIFFYTERDLNWLQGLVVASFSWILATMFGAIPHYLSGHFGCYVDACFDLMSGYTTTGLYLLQDLDHISYALNTWRHILSYAGGQGIIVIALTFLVKGTGGAFKMYVAEGREEKLLPNIIQTARVIWLISLSYLAVGSMVLWGIAVHEGMSVTRGLLHGIWVFMGSWSTGGFAPQSFNISYYHSFPLELVTIILFVLGSFNFALHWAVWTGNKKEIYRNIEIISFCITITIILTITSVGLMRLGVYPNLMALFRKGFYHVISGHTTTGFMTIQGRTFVKQWGEMAMLGITLAMAIGASACSTAGGFKGLRIGLIFKTLTHDIKKILTPETAVVIEKFHHIKDTVLSEKHVRGAMLIVILFITSYTITTIVGVYCGYPFIEALFDGVSAGSNTGLSCGVTSPSMPMAMKLVYIVTMWLGRLEFMSVFAFIGFIIATVRGE; encoded by the coding sequence ATGATCCCCAGACCCAGATCGTCTGATTTTAAAAACATCGCTCACTACACTGGAAAAGTAGTTTTCGGTATAGGCCTTCTCATGATAATCCCCCTTGGAATTGCCCTTATTTTTCAGGAATGGAATCCCGCGCTCGATTTCTTAATAGGAATGTTTTCCTGTTTTGCGGCAGGCTTATTTCTTCAAATATTTTTTTATACAGAGCGTGATTTAAATTGGTTACAGGGCTTGGTTGTCGCCTCTTTTTCTTGGATTTTAGCAACAATGTTCGGAGCTATCCCTCATTATCTAAGCGGACATTTTGGATGTTATGTAGATGCTTGTTTTGATTTAATGAGCGGATATACAACTACCGGCCTTTATCTTCTGCAAGATTTAGACCATATCTCGTATGCTCTAAACACTTGGCGACATATTTTATCGTATGCCGGTGGACAAGGAATAATTGTAATTGCTTTAACTTTTTTAGTTAAAGGAACCGGTGGCGCTTTTAAAATGTACGTAGCTGAGGGAAGGGAAGAAAAACTTCTCCCAAACATAATTCAAACAGCGCGCGTAATTTGGCTCATCAGTCTTTCATACTTAGCAGTTGGTTCAATGGTTTTGTGGGGAATCGCAGTCCATGAAGGAATGTCGGTAACTAGAGGACTGCTGCACGGGATTTGGGTTTTTATGGGTTCTTGGAGCACCGGTGGATTTGCTCCTCAATCATTTAATATATCTTACTATCACAGTTTTCCTTTGGAGTTAGTAACTATTATACTTTTTGTTTTGGGTTCTTTTAATTTTGCCCTCCACTGGGCTGTCTGGACAGGTAATAAAAAAGAAATTTATAGAAACATCGAAATAATCTCTTTTTGCATAACAATTACTATAATTCTTACCATCACCTCAGTTGGATTAATGCGGTTGGGTGTCTACCCAAATTTAATGGCCCTCTTCCGTAAGGGTTTCTATCATGTAATTTCCGGTCACACAACTACCGGTTTCATGACAATCCAAGGAAGGACTTTTGTAAAACAGTGGGGAGAAATGGCTATGTTGGGAATTACTCTGGCAATGGCTATAGGTGCCTCTGCCTGTTCTACAGCCGGTGGTTTTAAAGGTTTAAGAATAGGCTTAATATTCAAAACACTCACGCATGATATAAAAAAGATTTTAACTCCTGAAACAGCTGTAGTTATTGAAAAATTTCATCATATCAAAGACACAGTCTTAAGCGAAAAACATGTCCGGGGAGCCATGCTTATTGTCATATTATTTATAACCTCGTACACCATAACAACAATCGTGGGGGTCTACTGTGGTTATCCCTTTATTGAAGCTCTTTTTGATGGCGTATCTGCCGGTAGCAATACGGGTCTTTCCTGCGGGGTCACTTCTCCTTCTATGCCCATGGCAATGAAGCTCGTTTACATAGTAACCATGTGGCTGGGGAGATTGGAATTCATGTCGGTCTTTGCGTTTATAGGATTCATTATTGCAACGGTGAGAGGAGAGTGA
- a CDS encoding uracil-DNA glycosylase produces MAHLLNGEAKQSKLFQEFLDKAIAEILSLAKEIQKCKDCELHNFCNKPLPGAGYPLANILLLKESPTALEDAENVAFFGKIGESLRSGFAKLNLDITDVYGTSAIKCSLPESSSSPLKKISEKNIPACKKHLEAEIEIIQPKIILAMGEVSVKALNAIASFKNFSLTPGKITPWRQGITVIITHSPHEAFQNPSLKQEFRKALKVLKTIEKAKL; encoded by the coding sequence ATGGCTCACCTACTAAACGGGGAAGCTAAGCAAAGTAAACTATTCCAAGAATTTTTAGATAAAGCAATTGCCGAAATTCTCTCTTTGGCTAAAGAAATCCAGAAATGTAAAGATTGTGAGTTGCATAACTTTTGTAATAAACCTCTACCGGGAGCAGGTTATCCTCTTGCCAATATCTTACTCTTAAAGGAATCACCAACCGCGTTAGAAGATGCTGAAAATGTAGCCTTCTTTGGAAAAATAGGAGAGAGTTTAAGAAGCGGGTTTGCAAAATTAAATCTTGATATTACAGATGTATACGGTACCAGCGCCATAAAATGCTCCCTTCCGGAATCAAGCTCTTCACCACTCAAAAAAATATCTGAAAAAAATATTCCGGCTTGTAAAAAACACCTGGAGGCAGAGATTGAAATAATACAACCAAAAATAATATTGGCTATGGGAGAAGTTTCCGTAAAAGCCCTAAACGCAATCGCCTCCTTTAAAAATTTCTCTCTCACTCCGGGAAAAATAACCCCTTGGCGGCAGGGTATCACGGTTATAATAACTCACAGCCCTCATGAGGCTTTCCAAAATCCTTCCTTAAAACAAGAATTCCGGAAAGCCCTTAAAGTTCTAAAAACTATAGAGAAAGCAAAGTTATAA
- a CDS encoding metallophosphoesterase, with protein METNAFYKRKILAVFHLYLPVFLMIIVASMGSLLMVWGFSRAQYEVKGLSIELQVEPSRNGSTEISLPPLGEIIAYTHPLPVTIRATLAHINLESLKLMADMSIDQEEFTQEVEEQFAIIIKDFIRRLFILAAVGGALGALLVYPKNLMSIVKGLIVGLLLISLLIGSFYLTFEPAAFRQPVFSGTLRAAPMVVHSLERGLSNVELFRREMRNTASNLYDFYSKIEAWEPVVLEEGTVRALHVSDIHNNIVAFDLIQKIIKDFKVSFVVDTGDVTDFGSPIETEMAAKIEKLGVPYLYVPGNHDSPASVEKLQEMSNVKVLDEEMGTIKGINIVGFADPAAHSLEVSSLSDKEMRVISFDIAKKLKSFEETSFIVALHDERMSKQIIGKAPVILFGHTHKASLKQVGNSVLINAGTTGAAGLRTFEIEKGVPYTFHLLYIRKEPLSLIAVDSVEVMGLEREFTLKRTLIEESKEKE; from the coding sequence TTGGAAACTAACGCTTTTTATAAAAGAAAAATCTTGGCAGTCTTTCATCTTTATCTGCCGGTTTTTCTTATGATAATTGTAGCTAGTATGGGTAGTTTGTTAATGGTGTGGGGGTTTAGCAGGGCACAGTATGAAGTAAAAGGGCTCAGCATAGAGCTACAAGTTGAACCGTCACGTAATGGCTCAACTGAGATTTCGCTGCCTCCGCTTGGAGAGATAATTGCTTACACTCATCCTTTACCCGTAACCATTCGAGCAACACTTGCTCACATTAATCTTGAGAGTCTCAAACTCATGGCAGATATGTCTATCGACCAAGAAGAATTTACCCAAGAAGTGGAAGAGCAGTTTGCGATAATTATAAAGGATTTCATTAGGCGGCTTTTTATTCTCGCTGCCGTTGGAGGCGCCTTGGGCGCTCTGTTGGTTTATCCCAAAAACCTTATGTCGATAGTAAAAGGATTAATTGTTGGCTTACTTTTAATCTCCCTTTTAATTGGGTCTTTTTACCTTACGTTTGAACCAGCTGCTTTTAGACAACCGGTATTTTCAGGAACATTGCGAGCTGCTCCCATGGTAGTCCATTCGTTGGAGAGAGGACTTAGCAATGTAGAATTATTTCGCAGGGAGATGAGGAACACAGCCTCTAATTTATACGATTTTTACTCGAAAATAGAGGCATGGGAGCCTGTAGTTCTTGAAGAGGGAACAGTTAGAGCATTGCACGTTTCAGACATTCATAATAACATTGTGGCTTTTGATTTAATTCAAAAAATAATAAAAGATTTTAAAGTGAGCTTTGTGGTTGATACGGGCGATGTGACTGATTTTGGAAGTCCAATAGAAACGGAAATGGCTGCCAAAATAGAGAAGTTAGGCGTTCCTTACCTGTATGTGCCCGGTAATCATGATTCTCCGGCCAGTGTTGAAAAACTCCAAGAAATGTCAAACGTGAAAGTTTTGGATGAAGAGATGGGAACAATTAAGGGAATCAATATAGTGGGGTTTGCGGATCCTGCCGCCCATTCCTTAGAGGTAAGCTCTTTGTCTGATAAAGAGATGAGGGTAATTTCCTTTGACATTGCAAAAAAACTGAAATCTTTTGAAGAGACATCTTTTATTGTTGCCCTGCATGACGAGCGGATGAGTAAGCAAATTATTGGGAAGGCCCCGGTTATTCTTTTTGGCCATACGCACAAAGCGAGTCTTAAACAAGTAGGCAATTCTGTTCTAATAAATGCCGGGACTACAGGCGCGGCGGGATTACGCACATTTGAGATTGAAAAGGGTGTTCCTTATACCTTCCACTTGTTGTATATACGAAAAGAACCGTTAAGTTTAATTGCGGTTGACTCTGTTGAGGTGATGGGGTTAGAGAGGGAATTTACTTTAAAGCGAACATTAATTGAGGAATCCAAAGAAAAAGAGTAA
- a CDS encoding GNAT family N-acetyltransferase, which produces MARRIMTVSNANLKDIPEPCRSCSYWESSFSDKKTSSGSLKKEWFAAVSRNFGDCGKLIYVNGRPVAYSQYAPPFYFSKIKNYTAAPLSGDAIFLSCLFVAPAYRGKGYGKDILIEIVKSLSKKGFKALETFGNKGSKGKPSASYEFYLKNGFYVIRDNEKFPLMRLDFKSVVSWQEGFEVLLEGIKIPFPKKEAPVPY; this is translated from the coding sequence ATGGCAAGAAGAATAATGACAGTAAGTAATGCAAATTTAAAAGATATTCCTGAGCCATGCCGGTCTTGCTCTTATTGGGAGTCTTCATTTAGTGATAAAAAAACATCCTCTGGTAGTTTAAAAAAAGAATGGTTTGCCGCGGTCTCACGAAATTTTGGCGATTGTGGCAAGTTAATTTATGTAAATGGCAGGCCAGTGGCTTATTCTCAATATGCTCCTCCTTTTTATTTCTCGAAAATTAAAAATTATACAGCTGCTCCTCTAAGTGGTGATGCTATATTTCTTTCCTGTCTTTTTGTGGCTCCGGCTTATAGAGGAAAAGGTTATGGAAAGGATATTTTAATTGAGATTGTAAAGAGTCTTAGCAAGAAGGGTTTTAAGGCCCTTGAAACTTTTGGCAACAAGGGCTCTAAAGGGAAGCCCTCGGCATCCTATGAATTTTACTTAAAGAATGGTTTTTACGTTATCCGCGACAATGAGAAATTTCCATTGATGAGACTTGATTTTAAATCAGTTGTTTCTTGGCAAGAGGGATTTGAGGTATTGTTGGAGGGGATTAAAATTCCATTCCCCAAAAAAGAAGCACCGGTCCCATACTAA
- a CDS encoding Asp23/Gls24 family envelope stress response protein — translation METKDKITFTTKDGNKIEVADSIIAAAVVEAIFEIKGIAGFKDGKFDEISKRLARGKTVKSIVITPKEDEEIDIDLYLTVQFRASIPTISDVVKERVEENVKAITGINVSDVVVHVSGIDVIKS, via the coding sequence TTGGAGACAAAAGATAAAATTACATTTACTACAAAAGACGGGAATAAGATTGAAGTCGCGGATAGCATAATTGCAGCTGCTGTAGTAGAAGCAATATTCGAAATTAAGGGTATTGCGGGGTTTAAAGACGGAAAGTTTGATGAGATTAGCAAACGATTGGCTCGGGGGAAAACGGTCAAAAGTATTGTAATAACTCCCAAAGAAGACGAAGAGATAGATATAGACCTATATCTTACTGTTCAATTTCGTGCTTCCATACCTACAATTTCAGATGTAGTCAAAGAGCGCGTTGAAGAAAATGTCAAAGCAATAACGGGGATAAATGTCAGCGATGTAGTTGTTCATGTAAGCGGGATTGATGTCATTAAATCTTAA
- a CDS encoding PRC-barrel domain-containing protein, with amino-acid sequence METFRLSEIVGLPVIVLDAGENVGKVKDLIFDLADKKLLALVFKPGRLGFSKAVPFDDIEKIGKDAVSVKSKKGFVKPKTFTSDHIVLGSKLMGSKAFCENGEMLGTLKELIICIDDGSIAEVETSRSWLDVISRGHTVFPGSAIKSAGNDTVVLMNEVKDEARQTGGVKEIFQAVASKSTKLVKGADSALASKEGKYALGKISSKTVKGTEDKIIVAKNQRIEEEHISQAKDQGKLHELALAAGLSSMKEKWDKLKEEN; translated from the coding sequence GTGGAAACATTTAGATTAAGCGAAATAGTTGGTTTGCCGGTTATTGTTCTTGATGCTGGGGAAAATGTTGGCAAAGTTAAAGATTTAATCTTTGATTTAGCTGATAAAAAACTCTTAGCATTAGTTTTTAAGCCCGGTAGGCTCGGATTTTCCAAAGCAGTTCCGTTTGACGATATTGAGAAAATCGGGAAAGACGCAGTGTCGGTTAAGAGTAAAAAGGGTTTTGTGAAACCAAAAACCTTTACGTCTGACCACATTGTGTTAGGAAGTAAACTTATGGGCTCTAAAGCATTTTGTGAGAACGGGGAGATGCTTGGAACGTTAAAGGAATTAATCATCTGTATAGATGATGGGAGTATTGCTGAGGTTGAAACGAGTCGCAGTTGGCTTGATGTTATTTCTCGGGGGCACACAGTTTTTCCGGGTTCAGCCATTAAAAGTGCCGGAAACGATACGGTTGTCTTAATGAATGAAGTTAAAGATGAAGCGCGCCAAACGGGCGGGGTTAAGGAAATATTTCAGGCGGTGGCCTCTAAAAGCACAAAGTTAGTTAAAGGAGCTGATTCAGCGCTTGCCTCTAAGGAGGGCAAGTACGCTTTGGGTAAAATTTCAAGTAAGACCGTTAAAGGGACCGAAGATAAGATAATTGTAGCTAAGAACCAAAGAATTGAAGAGGAACACATATCGCAAGCAAAGGATCAAGGGAAATTGCATGAATTGGCCCTGGCGGCGGGGCTCTCATCCATGAAAGAAAAATGGGATAAACTAAAAGAAGAAAATTAG
- a CDS encoding YtxH domain-containing protein — MTEKKGGFLRSIFSFVTGAVAGAIGGLLLAPKSGKETREKLKIKGEELKVKGEELKVKGKELIETGKKSALVKGEELKIKVDEATKKLKEKIETVVEITKEKAEEVEEVIEKAESVVKKKGKKKTK, encoded by the coding sequence ATGACAGAAAAAAAAGGTGGTTTTTTAAGAAGTATTTTTAGTTTTGTAACAGGGGCTGTGGCTGGGGCTATTGGTGGTTTGCTTTTGGCTCCCAAGTCCGGGAAGGAAACTCGCGAGAAGCTTAAGATTAAGGGCGAGGAACTTAAGGTCAAGGGCGAGGAGCTTAAGGTCAAAGGTAAAGAGCTTATAGAGACAGGGAAAAAGAGTGCCCTTGTTAAAGGGGAAGAGCTTAAAATTAAAGTCGATGAGGCAACAAAGAAACTTAAAGAGAAAATTGAAACGGTTGTAGAAATCACAAAAGAAAAAGCAGAAGAAGTAGAAGAGGTAATTGAAAAGGCGGAAAGCGTTGTCAAAAAGAAAGGCAAAAAGAAAACTAAATAA
- a CDS encoding NAD(P)/FAD-dependent oxidoreductase gives MRYDAIVAGASFAGLAVARELRGNVLLIDKGDIGSFCTSTCTTLCSVVRKVECEDSILSVLKRVRFHAASSCIEYEALDPFCTFDYREFCYGLRNYFNGEFLKANIKGIEGDTVLTDKGDFSAECIVDCTGWRAKLATALEPGFVDEKALFFGLETEMDCEKDDVLQFFWDSRFVDFGYAWKFPAGKKTRFGLGSYRNRKDVKNNLTKFLSFHGQEKDEIYGGFIPFKIRKPVVGRIFLVGDSAGQAWPLTGEGVRQAIYFGRKCGQIIQDIIDKEKDLATGLKEYADFVNKHHCYYSFLFGFQRLFSKTPDWGVGLVAKLFERGQLIHFVQRKYKKGVEL, from the coding sequence ATGCGCTACGATGCAATAGTTGCTGGTGCGAGTTTTGCAGGCCTGGCGGTTGCCAGGGAGCTCAGGGGCAATGTTTTGTTGATTGATAAAGGGGACATTGGAAGTTTTTGCACGTCAACCTGCACAACATTATGTAGCGTGGTTCGGAAGGTAGAATGCGAGGACTCAATCCTTTCAGTTCTTAAACGGGTTAGATTTCATGCTGCCTCAAGTTGTATAGAGTATGAGGCGTTAGATCCTTTCTGCACTTTTGATTACCGTGAATTTTGCTACGGGCTCAGGAATTATTTTAACGGTGAGTTTTTGAAAGCAAATATAAAAGGGATAGAAGGGGATACAGTTCTAACAGACAAAGGAGACTTCTCAGCTGAATGTATTGTGGATTGCACGGGATGGAGAGCTAAACTTGCCACTGCTTTAGAGCCAGGCTTTGTTGATGAGAAAGCGTTATTTTTCGGTTTGGAAACTGAGATGGATTGTGAAAAAGATGATGTTTTGCAATTTTTTTGGGATTCGAGATTTGTTGATTTTGGATATGCCTGGAAGTTCCCAGCAGGCAAAAAAACTCGTTTTGGTTTAGGAAGTTACCGTAACAGGAAAGATGTGAAGAATAATCTAACGAAGTTTTTGTCGTTTCATGGTCAGGAAAAAGATGAGATATATGGTGGGTTTATTCCTTTCAAAATTAGAAAACCAGTGGTGGGAAGGATATTTCTAGTTGGTGATTCCGCAGGTCAAGCTTGGCCCCTAACAGGGGAAGGAGTAAGACAAGCTATATATTTTGGCAGAAAGTGTGGGCAGATAATCCAAGACATAATTGATAAAGAGAAGGACTTAGCTACGGGACTAAAAGAATATGCAGATTTTGTTAACAAGCACCATTGTTATTATAGTTTTTTATTTGGTTTTCAGAGACTATTTTCCAAGACGCCTGATTGGGGAGTTGGGTTAGTCGCTAAGTTATTTGAACGAGGTCAGCTTATACATTTTGTCCAAAGGAAATACAAAAAAGGGGTTGAGTTGTGA